The nucleotide window TTGACGGGAATGTGGGTGTCCTGGACGCCGCTGGTGGTGGGATGGAGCAGGGAGATCTGGAGGATGCCGGTGATCTCATCCGCCATGCGCCCGGCCCGCTGCGGGTCCGGGACGACCTCGCGGCCGAGGCGGACGAGGTGGTCCTGATAGAGATCCTCCAGCCGCTGGAGCTGGCCCTGGGCGGTGGTGGCGAATGCCCGCAGCGGCGTGCGGTCCCGCTCGGTGCGGACCTGCCGCTCCTGGCGGGCGAGCAGGAGGCCGCCCGCGAGGACCACGGCCGCGATTCCCCAGAGCAGCAGCAGCGTCTTGGCGGGGCTGGGGGCGCGCATCTGGGGAGGCGGAGCGGTGGAGCGAGCCGGAGGTGGTTTAGCGGGAGATGAGCACGGCGCCGCTCTCGACGGTGTATCTGGTGCCCGTGGTGCGGCCGAGGTGCGTGAGGACATCGGCGGCGGAGAGGTTCCTGAGCACGAGGCTCTTGACCGTGAGCTGGGGTTGCTCATCGGACGCACCGGAGCTGAAGGGATCGCTGTTCATGTTTCCGATCACGAAGTTCACGCCCTTCTTGGCCGGGTCCTTTTCCGTGCCATCCAGCTCGGCGCACTTCAGGCGGAGGAACTCCACGGCCTCTTCCAGCGAGGTGTCCTGGAAATTGATGGCGGGGATGATGATGCTGCGGAGCTTCTTTTCGATGGGGCCGCCATCGACGGGCTTGCCCTGGTAGCGGGCGAGGTTCTCGGTGCATTTGGCGAGGGTGAGCCTCGCCTTCTCGACGGCCCGGTACTGGAGCTCGATGGCACTCTCGGTTTCATTCCGGGCGAAGAGGATGCGCGCCTGGGCATCGAGCTGCTCGGCGGAGGGGTCCGCAGTGGCGGAGCGGACCTCCGAGGGGGAGGAGCCCCTGGTGAAGGGATCGGACAGTTCGATCTCGACGGGAGCGCGCGGGGCGGGAGGAGAGGTAGGAACGGGAATAACCGTTGGCGCCGGCGGCTCCGGTGTTGGCACCGGTAGCGATACCACCGGCTCCGGTGTCGTCGGCACCGGTTCCGGCTGCTGGGCCCGGGTGGTGGCGCTGGTGCCGAGCGTGAGGGAGAAGAGGGCCAGGAGGGCCGGAAGCTGGATGGAGGTAACTGTTTTCATGACGGACTCAGCCTGACACGGCCTCCGCCCGGATGGGTGAACGCCACGCAACAGCTTCGTAAAAATCCTGTAAAAAGGGAAGGCCGTGGTTTTTTGAGGCGGATGGCCCTGAGCCTCACACACATCCTTTTGAGCGCCCGGGCGGTTTGCTTTCCTTGCCCCGGCAGGGGCATGGGATGTCAGGTCGAATCGACATTCATTTTGCTTTGGATGGGAAGCATCCAAAGGGCGCTCTGGATTTGGAGTGCGGCGAGGCATCGCCGCTTTGAGCGGAGGCGGGATATCGCCGGAAAGGTCCCCCGGGTCCAAGGATCGGCTCCAGCGTTCCAGAATCACCTCCCCATTGGTTCAAGCATTTTCCACGCGGCTGTGCCGCAGTATCCGTCGATTTCTCTCCTGTGCCGAAAGCGGCGATGCCTCGCCGCACTCCACATCAGAGGCCATCGGCATCCCGCTTCATCCGATTGCGATCAGGAGCGTTTTGCAATCCGCTGTTGATGAGAAGAGTTGGTACTTCCTCCACCGGTCATTCATCTCCATATCCGGCGCGCGCACCCCGCGATCACCCGCCCATGTTCCGCCCGTTCCTTTTCCTCCTCGCCGCGACCGCCACGACGGCGCTCCACGCCGCGCCGGTTTTCCAGAAGCTCCGTGAATTCACCGCCCGCCCGTCCGCGCCGGACGGTGCGCTGGTGCTGGCGGCGGATGGGAATTTCTACGGCATCTCTCGTAGCGGCGGGGACCACGGCTACGGCACGGTCTTCCGCATGACTCCGGCCGGGGTGATGAGCGTGGTGGGGAGCTGCGGGGACATCCGGGAGGAGATCTCGCCGATGAACCCGGACGCCCGTGCCTTCCTCGCGCCGGATGGCACGATCTACGGGACCTCCTACTACACGATGGGCAGCAGCGATGGCGTGCTCTTCCGCTACAGCCTCCAGGACGGCTTCTCCCCCGCCACCGCCGTTTTCCACCGCAGTGCGTCCGCCCCGGGTGCCCCGAATGGCAGGCTGGTGGCGGATGCTTCCGGAAACCTCTATGGAAAGGCGTACTCGGGTGGCAATGGCAGCACAGTCAGCTTGCCCGGCTTCGGCGGGATCTACCGCATCGCTCCCGGCGGTGCGCCGGAGATGATCCATTCCTTCGATGCGGAGCAGTACGGCCAGTATCAGACCGGACTGGTGGCGGGACCGGATGGCGCTTTCTACGGCTTCTGCCTGACCGCCGGTTCGCCGGCCCGGCACACGTTCTTCCGGATCACCACGGACGGGACCTTCACCCCCCTCGCCTATCTGGAGGCGGCGCTGTCCGGCGGACCGGTGCCGACGGTGACGCCCACGCTGGGCCCGGACGGTGCCTTCTACGCCATCAGCGGCCCGGATAACTACGATGGGGCGCTGATCCGCCTGACGACGGGCGGCGAGGTGAGCGTGATCGCCGCCTTCGCGGGCACGGGCCAGGGCGCGCGCTCCGAGCTGCTGCTGGCACCGGACGGGAACTTCTACGGCACGACTGCTGGCACCGGCTACCCCGGCAGCGCGGGCACGGTCTTCCGCTTCTCCCCCACCGGCACCTACACGCTGCTCCACACCTTCCAGCCGGACGATGGCCGGGGCTACCAGCCCAGCAACGGGCTGGCCCTGGGACCGGATGGCCAGCTCTATGGCACCACCTGGGCGACGATGGAGGACCCCTACGCCACGCATGAAACCTTCATGCCGCTGGCCTACAAGATCTCGACGGCGGGCACGTTCACTGTGCTGCGCTCCTTCGGAGCAGACTTCCCCGGGCGGGCGGCCAATCCGCTGCTGATGGAGAAGGACGGCCGCTTTGTCACCGCGGTGGATGCCGGTGGCACGGGCGGGACCGGCGGCGTGCTGCGCCTCCAGCCGGACGGCGGCGCGTCGTTCATCGCCAGCTACGATGCGCGTAGTGGCAGCCAGAGCGCGGGCAATGTCACGCTGGGCCGGGATGGGAACTACTATGGGACTACGAGCTACCGGGGAGGACAGGTTCCCTTCGTCCCGGGCACGTTTCCCTCGGGCACGTTCTACCGGGTGACTCCGGATGGCACGCTCACGGCGCTGGCGGCTTTTTCCCAGAAGAGCTATTACGGGGCCTTCGCCCCGGTGCAGGGCGCGGATGGGAATTTCTATGCGGCCGGATACGGCTACAACTCCCAGCCCTACGGAGACAATCCCGTCATTCTCAAGCTGAGTCCGCGCGGGGGGATCTCGTTGGTTCCCAACTCATGGCTCCAGGAAACCTACAACACCCACCTCACGCCGCTGCGGGACGGCTCGCTGCTGGTGGGCGGCTACGGCTGGCTCAGCTGGTATACGGAGGATCCGGGCAGCATCATGCGGGTGGGCCGCAACGGTGCCACGACCACCTTCGCGACCTTCCCCTACAGCCTCACCGGGCCCTCGATGAGACGCATCAACGAGTTCACGCCCGGTCCGCGCGGCAGCTACTACACCTACGCGCGCAATGTCTCCGGAAACAGCAGTCTCTACCGGCTGGAGGCAAAGGGCGCGCTGGTGCCGATCCTCGATCCCTTCCCGGACGACTACGCCCCGGCGGGCAGCCCGCTGATGGCGGCGGATGGGAATTTCTACGGGGTGGGCACGCGCGCTTCCGACTATTCCTGCGTGCTCTTCCGGATCACGCCGGACGGCGGTTGGAGCGTGCTGGATGAGTTCACGGACGCGGACCGGACGTTTTCCAGCGGTCTGCTGCAGGGCACGGACGGCCATCTCTACGGGCTGCGCACGGTGACGGACGGGCTGCCGGGTTCCACGGGGGATTTCTTCCGCTATCGCCTGGGTGCGTCCGCCACGATCGGTGACGCCACCGGCATCGTGTGGAACGGAGCCACGCTGCATGGCACGGTCGATCCCGCGGGCACGGATACGACCGTGGGCTTCCAGTTGAGTCTCGATCCTGAGTTCCGTCGTCCGGTGACGGTGAAGGCCGGCGTGGTGACGGCGGGCCAGGGGGAAAGCGCGATCGCCGCCACGGCCACGCGCTTGCTGCCGGGACGCACGTACTGGGTGCGCGTGGTGACGGTGAATGCGGAGAATCCGGTGCCGCAGGTGAGCGAGGCACGCACGTTCACAACGCCGCCGCGGCCATCGCTGAGGGAGATTTTCGGGAGGTGAGGTGATGGGGCGAATGTAGTCGAAAGCTCTGCTTTCGATTTGGGAGGAGGTGGAGTGGTGGGTGGAGCCGGAGGACGGGTGACCCCAATGTAGTCGAAAGCTCCGCTTTCGATATGGGGGCGGGTGGAGTGGTGGGCGAAGCCGGAGGGCGGGTGGCGTCCATCCCCGGAAGAGGGAAAGCTGGAGCTTCCCCCTACATTGGAATGCGGAGCGCAATGTAGTCGAAAGCTCTGCTTTCGATTGGGGGGAGGTTGAGTGGTGGATGGAAGTTGGAAGGCGGGTGGCGTCCATCCCCGGAAGAGGGAAAGCAGAGCTTCCCCCTACATTGTACTTGCGGACATTCCACCGGGACGGGCATCTAACAGCATGCTGCGCTTCCGTCCCCTGGACCCGGAAAGGAACGTGGAAAGGACCCACGGGGCGCTGCCGCACTGGAGCCAGGAAGGTGCGGTCCACTTCGTCACCTTCCGCTTGCACGACTCGATTCCCGCCGCGGCTCTGGAACGCTGGCACCGCGAACGCGCGGAATGGCTCGCGGTGCGCGGCGAGGCTCCGGATCGCGATGGCTGGTTCGAGCGCCTTTCCCCGGATCACCGGCGCGAATATTCACGCCGCTTCGGGCGGGCCGTGGAGGATGAGATGGACCGCGGCATGGGGTCCTGCGTGCTCCGCCAGCCGGAGCATGCGAGGATCGTGGCCGATGCGCTGGAGCATTTCCATGGGGAGCGGTACGTCCTCGGCGACTATGTGATCATGCCGAACCATGTGCATCTGCTCGTGATGCCCGGAGCGGAGCAACGGATCGGCGCGATTCTCCAGTCGTGGAAGAGTTTCACGGCCCGTGCGATCAATGAGCGAGCCGGCAGACGCGGCGCGCTGTGGCAGCGGGAGAGCTTCGATCACATCGTGCGGAACCGCCGGCAGTTGGATCGGTTGGCCGGTTACATTGCGGAGAATCCCATCAAGGCGAAGCTGCCGGCAGGAGAGTACCTGCACCGGCCCGTGGAGTGGGAGCCGATGTAGTGTGGCAATGTAGTCGAAAGCTCCGCTTTCGATCGAGGAGGCGGCTCGATGATGGGGGATCGTCAGAGGACAAGCGATGTCCATCCTCGGAAGAGGGAAAGCTGGAGCTTCCCCCTACATTAGAACACCATGAGCTTCGGCAGCTTCGGGGCTTCGACGAAGGCGTCGATCGTCATGGACGCGGGGGAGGCGGTGCCGCGCGGGGTGGCATTGGCGGCGCGCCAGGCGGTGTCGATCGTCGCGGTCTTGGTGCCGGCCTTGTAGAGGTGGCTGAACTCGGCGAAGGTGATGGTGCCGCTGGTGTCCGCGTCCAACTGACCGGCGACGCCGCGGCGCTGGACACGCATGGTACCAGCCTGATCGTAGGTGGTGAAGCTGGGCAGCGTCTGCGCCCACAGCCAGTCCCAGAAGTCCATGCCATCCCCACCCTGCGCGCGGGTCCAGTAGGCATCGATGGTTTTGGCGGCGGTGCCGGGCTTCCACATGAAGGCGATCTCGGCGCGGCTGACGATGTTGTCGTAGCTGGTGTCCACTTCCATGAAGACGGCGGTGCGGTTCACGGCGGTGGAGATGGTGCGGGAGGCGGTGCGGTTGGTGGCTCCGGCGGTGAACTCGGCGAGGGTGAGGAAGCCATCGCGGTTGGAGTCGATCACGTCGAAGATGGTCTCCTTCTTCGGCAGCTTGGCGTAGATGCCCAGCCACTCGGCGCGGGCGAGCTTGTCATCGCGGTTGCTGTCGAGCGCGGCGAAGAGGAAGGCCTCGGGGCTGTCGCTGGGATCGATGCCGGTCTCCGGCCAGTAGCTGAGCACGATGTCATTGCCATCCCCGCCCTGGTAGCTGAGGAGGAAGCGGTAGTTGTTGCCACCGTAGGCGATGGTGACGAGCGAGCCTTCCGGCAGGCCGTTGAAGGTGCCTTCCACGGCGGCGCTGCCGGGATTGCTGACGAGGACATACTCGGTGCCGCGGTGCGGCGGCGCGGTGAGGGTGGTGCCGGAAAGGGTGATGCCGGTGGCGATGAAGCCGTCCCACTCGACCGGCGCGGGATTGGCGGGATCGATGACGGGGCTGAGCATGTCCCCGCCCCAGGCGCGGAGGTGGAGGGTGAAGGGATTCTCGTCCGCGTCATCACTGGCGATGGTGATGGTGGCGGTGGAGCCGCCCAAGGCGACGGGAGAGAAGCGAACTACGAGAGTAGTCGTACTTCCAAAGGCGACGCTGGCGGCGGGCTGCTGGACGATGGTGAAGGGGCTGTCCTGCTCCGTGATGGAGGCGGAGAGGCCGGACAGCGTGCTGGTGGCGACGCTGGTGCGGACGGTGATCTCGAAATCACGGGTCTGGCCCACGGCGGTGTTCGCGAGGACGAGAGCCGCGCCGTCCGAGGCGAGATTGGTTTGTCCGCCGGCATCCACGGCGATGTCCGGCGGTGCTGCCAGCGTGGTGAAGGACTGGATGTCGCCCCTCACCTTCGTCACGCCGTCCGCCAGGGTGGTGAGGGCGCGGTAGTAGTAGGTGGTGAGCGGCGCGAGCGGGCTGGCCACGCCCATGAAGCCATTTCCGGAGCCGCCGGGGATGTTCGCGGCGAGGGCGGTGGAGGTGGCGAGGGTGGAGTCCGTGCCGTATTCGAAGGACACGACGGCGCTTTGCTCGATGGGGGTGGCGGTGCCGTGAAGCAGCGCGGAATTGAAGGAAACGGGATCGGCGATGCCGGTGAGGACATCCGGATAGACGCGGAGGCGGAAGATCTGGCCGCCGCCGCCGGACTGCCCGTCCGCGGAGAGTCCGCCGCTGCTGGTGGTGCCGTAGAGGTAGCCGCCGGGTGCGGAGATGAGGCGGCTCCACGGGTAGCTGCCATTGGTGCCATCAAAGCTCACCACGGTGGTGAGCACGCCCTCCGGGGTGATGCGGTAGAGGGTGCCGAGATCGTAGGTGCCGCCCTTTTCCGTGGTGCCGTAGAAATTGCCATCCGCTCCAAAGGCGAGGCCCGCCTGCGGGGTGCTGCCATTCGCGCCGGTGAAGCTGGCGAGGGTGGTGAGCGCGCCGGCGGGAGTCATCTTGAAGACGGTGCCCTTGTCCGCGGTGCCGCCGGTACGGGTGACACCGTAGAAGGTGCCGGTGAGGATATTGCCCTGGAGCAGGAGCTCGCCCACGGGGGTGCCGCCATTGGTGCCATCGAAGTTCACCAGCGTTTCGAGCGTGCCGCTGGTGCCGTTGATCTTGAAGATGGTGCCCTTCCCGCCGGTGCCGCCCGCGGAATTGGAGGCGTAGAAGGTGGTGCCACCCACGGAGGTGGGTCCGCCGAGCGGGGTGTTTCCAGTGGAACTGCTGAAATTCGCGAGCGTGGTGATGGTGCCGCCGGACGACCGGTAGAAGGTGCCGAGGCCGCCGCTGCCACCCATGGAAGTCATGCCGTAAGAGGTGCTGCTGAGAGCAACGACGGGGCCGACGGTCTGCGCGCCGATGGCGAAGGTGGCGCCGACATTGAGCGCGCCGTCGAGGGTGACCGCATTGGTGGCGGGGTTGATCTTGACCACGGAGCCATTGGACCCCGCGGAGAACGGCCCGTAGGTGGTGGTGCTGAAAAGGAAGGGGATGATGGGGGAGGAGCTTGCGGTGAGCGCGGCCTTCGGGAAGGCACCGAAGGAGGGGGTGCCGGGGTAGTAGCCGCAGCTCGCCACCG belongs to Luteolibacter ambystomatis and includes:
- a CDS encoding choice-of-anchor tandem repeat GloVer-containing protein; this translates as MFRPFLFLLAATATTALHAAPVFQKLREFTARPSAPDGALVLAADGNFYGISRSGGDHGYGTVFRMTPAGVMSVVGSCGDIREEISPMNPDARAFLAPDGTIYGTSYYTMGSSDGVLFRYSLQDGFSPATAVFHRSASAPGAPNGRLVADASGNLYGKAYSGGNGSTVSLPGFGGIYRIAPGGAPEMIHSFDAEQYGQYQTGLVAGPDGAFYGFCLTAGSPARHTFFRITTDGTFTPLAYLEAALSGGPVPTVTPTLGPDGAFYAISGPDNYDGALIRLTTGGEVSVIAAFAGTGQGARSELLLAPDGNFYGTTAGTGYPGSAGTVFRFSPTGTYTLLHTFQPDDGRGYQPSNGLALGPDGQLYGTTWATMEDPYATHETFMPLAYKISTAGTFTVLRSFGADFPGRAANPLLMEKDGRFVTAVDAGGTGGTGGVLRLQPDGGASFIASYDARSGSQSAGNVTLGRDGNYYGTTSYRGGQVPFVPGTFPSGTFYRVTPDGTLTALAAFSQKSYYGAFAPVQGADGNFYAAGYGYNSQPYGDNPVILKLSPRGGISLVPNSWLQETYNTHLTPLRDGSLLVGGYGWLSWYTEDPGSIMRVGRNGATTTFATFPYSLTGPSMRRINEFTPGPRGSYYTYARNVSGNSSLYRLEAKGALVPILDPFPDDYAPAGSPLMAADGNFYGVGTRASDYSCVLFRITPDGGWSVLDEFTDADRTFSSGLLQGTDGHLYGLRTVTDGLPGSTGDFFRYRLGASATIGDATGIVWNGATLHGTVDPAGTDTTVGFQLSLDPEFRRPVTVKAGVVTAGQGESAIAATATRLLPGRTYWVRVVTVNAENPVPQVSEARTFTTPPRPSLREIFGR
- a CDS encoding transposase, with product MLRFRPLDPERNVERTHGALPHWSQEGAVHFVTFRLHDSIPAAALERWHRERAEWLAVRGEAPDRDGWFERLSPDHRREYSRRFGRAVEDEMDRGMGSCVLRQPEHARIVADALEHFHGERYVLGDYVIMPNHVHLLVMPGAEQRIGAILQSWKSFTARAINERAGRRGALWQRESFDHIVRNRRQLDRLAGYIAENPIKAKLPAGEYLHRPVEWEPM
- a CDS encoding choice-of-anchor tandem repeat GloVer-containing protein; the encoded protein is MKSPIFRRICRAAFVSSLAWAVSGAAMAATTPPVLERVQALPLSPKDVRMKLVEIGGEFYGTSPLGGAYDLGTFYKLTKTGTLTVLVNFNGTNGAAPKGELTLGTNGELYGTTESGGANGKGTVFRVSTAGVLTTLASFSGGVNGSAPNGGVTLASDGNFYGNTSTGGTANRGTIFQLTPGGTLTTIASFDSTKGSTNPTGRMVADANGLLYGVCTGSDAFMDDYGSIYTVTTTGTLNLLVKFNVGNGMKPKSGLIPDGAGNFLGTTWEGGQSGIGCVYRLTPAGAITVLGSFDGSNGRGPACELTLGEDGNYYGTSYRDGSGGLINGGTIFRVAPAGGITRMATFGTAGPGNGGNPMGGVVLASDGLFYGITSNGGHPPGDNYSTNGVFFRMDLAGNLTTLATFTDFAGKTPMAGLVLASDGNFYGSASEGGGYGYGAFFRMTPQGVLSTVASCGYYPGTPSFGAFPKAALTASSSPIIPFLFSTTTYGPFSAGSNGSVVKINPATNAVTLDGALNVGATFAIGAQTVGPVVALSSTSYGMTSMGGSGGLGTFYRSSGGTITTLANFSSSTGNTPLGGPTSVGGTTFYASNSAGGTGGKGTIFKINGTSGTLETLVNFDGTNGGTPVGELLLQGNILTGTFYGVTRTGGTADKGTVFKMTPAGALTTLASFTGANGSTPQAGLAFGADGNFYGTTEKGGTYDLGTLYRITPEGVLTTVVSFDGTNGSYPWSRLISAPGGYLYGTTSSGGLSADGQSGGGGQIFRLRVYPDVLTGIADPVSFNSALLHGTATPIEQSAVVSFEYGTDSTLATSTALAANIPGGSGNGFMGVASPLAPLTTYYYRALTTLADGVTKVRGDIQSFTTLAAPPDIAVDAGGQTNLASDGAALVLANTAVGQTRDFEITVRTSVATSTLSGLSASITEQDSPFTIVQQPAASVAFGSTTTLVVRFSPVALGGSTATITIASDDADENPFTLHLRAWGGDMLSPVIDPANPAPVEWDGFIATGITLSGTTLTAPPHRGTEYVLVSNPGSAAVEGTFNGLPEGSLVTIAYGGNNYRFLLSYQGGDGNDIVLSYWPETGIDPSDSPEAFLFAALDSNRDDKLARAEWLGIYAKLPKKETIFDVIDSNRDGFLTLAEFTAGATNRTASRTISTAVNRTAVFMEVDTSYDNIVSRAEIAFMWKPGTAAKTIDAYWTRAQGGDGMDFWDWLWAQTLPSFTTYDQAGTMRVQRRGVAGQLDADTSGTITFAEFSHLYKAGTKTATIDTAWRAANATPRGTASPASMTIDAFVEAPKLPKLMVF